A window of the Kosakonia radicincitans DSM 16656 genome harbors these coding sequences:
- a CDS encoding helix-turn-helix domain-containing protein has protein sequence MNSHSTSRDIRYSTEHVSAHHRFEYWNDVILRHCIPSDGKPLADGRFDGELAVREVGLVDVCTLTSTLHHWERKPRHLRTGPDDDLWLGYFRGGYGQLEQGGRKACLSSNDLVLYDAAQTFRFSLGGENNHLIRIPRHLLAGKVPASETLTATILDDTRPGIIPLREMISQAAQTPVLMSNPAVASRFSQTMLDLLILSLELQDHNTAASERDLYAKMRSYISRNLTNPELSVENIAVAHHVSVRTVTRTFARHQKTPAAVIWQERLQASRDALEQGRVRSVSEAALEYGFSDFTHFSHAFRKAFGVTPSSVMKQQRQFFILD, from the coding sequence GTGAACAGTCATTCCACTTCCCGGGATATACGCTATTCCACCGAGCATGTTTCAGCGCATCACCGTTTCGAATACTGGAATGATGTTATTCTTCGTCACTGCATTCCTTCGGATGGTAAACCGCTCGCTGATGGCAGGTTTGACGGAGAACTTGCCGTAAGAGAAGTGGGGCTGGTGGATGTATGCACTCTCACTTCAACGCTTCACCACTGGGAGAGAAAACCACGCCATCTGAGAACAGGACCGGACGACGATTTATGGCTCGGTTATTTTCGGGGAGGATATGGACAACTGGAACAGGGAGGACGAAAAGCATGTCTATCGTCCAATGATTTAGTTCTTTATGATGCGGCACAAACGTTTCGCTTCAGTCTGGGGGGCGAAAATAACCATCTCATACGAATACCCCGGCATCTGCTCGCAGGAAAAGTCCCCGCCAGCGAGACCCTGACCGCCACTATTCTTGATGATACCCGTCCGGGTATTATTCCGCTGCGTGAGATGATTAGCCAGGCAGCTCAAACGCCTGTGCTGATGAGTAATCCGGCTGTGGCCAGTCGCTTTTCACAAACGATGCTGGATCTACTGATTCTGAGCCTGGAGTTGCAGGATCATAATACAGCGGCTTCAGAACGCGATTTATATGCAAAAATGAGAAGCTATATCAGCAGAAATCTGACTAACCCTGAGCTTAGCGTAGAGAATATTGCTGTCGCTCATCACGTATCCGTGCGTACCGTTACCCGGACCTTTGCCCGCCATCAGAAAACGCCAGCAGCCGTTATCTGGCAAGAGCGACTTCAGGCCAGCCGTGATGCACTTGAACAGGGGCGAGTGCGCAGCGTATCTGAGGCGGCGCTTGAGTACGGATTCTCTGATTTTACTCATTTCAGCCATGCATTCCGTAAAGCATTTGGCGTCACACCGAGCTCGGTCATGAAACAACAACGTCAGTTTTTTATACTGGACTGA
- a CDS encoding transporter: protein MHALRFFLPAILLGSAPALAVEVAPGDYSQFPDGTTVGLLYYQHASTGSAHSRGDKISSDYNLTSDIGMLRLLHTLQISESATLDPQFLLPFGRISGGGDASSLGSASGTGDLILTVPLKVKLNSGGDIFGFAPYLYVPSGNYDHNDALNLGENRWKVDLQAAWVKYFTDKWALDVVGDAIWYGDNNYYGPTSSRLQQDNAWAAQIMGRYMPDPTLAFGLGFGQTWGGETTIDGDKQDNPAQTTNVRITATKFVTPRDQFQIQLGRDLRVENGAEENFRLNLRYARVF, encoded by the coding sequence ATGCACGCACTACGCTTTTTCCTGCCCGCCATACTGCTTGGTTCTGCGCCTGCACTCGCCGTTGAGGTAGCTCCCGGCGACTATAGTCAATTTCCCGACGGCACCACCGTGGGGCTACTTTATTATCAGCATGCTTCAACCGGTTCTGCGCACTCCCGCGGTGACAAAATCAGCTCTGACTACAACCTGACCTCTGATATTGGCATGCTGCGCCTGCTACACACGTTGCAGATCAGTGAGTCAGCTACGCTCGACCCGCAATTCCTGCTGCCTTTTGGCCGGATATCAGGCGGTGGCGACGCGTCTTCTCTCGGCTCAGCGAGCGGTACCGGTGACCTGATCCTTACCGTGCCTTTGAAGGTAAAACTTAACAGTGGGGGCGATATTTTCGGCTTTGCTCCCTATCTCTATGTGCCGAGCGGCAATTATGACCACAACGATGCGCTAAATCTGGGGGAGAACCGCTGGAAAGTCGACCTGCAGGCGGCCTGGGTGAAATATTTCACTGATAAATGGGCGCTGGACGTGGTCGGCGACGCCATCTGGTACGGTGACAATAACTATTACGGGCCCACCTCATCCCGCCTTCAGCAGGACAATGCATGGGCAGCCCAGATTATGGGACGTTACATGCCCGATCCTACCCTGGCGTTCGGCCTGGGTTTTGGTCAGACCTGGGGCGGTGAAACCACTATTGACGGTGACAAGCAAGATAACCCGGCACAGACCACTAACGTCCGTATCACAGCCACGAAATTTGTTACCCCCCGCGATCAGTTCCAGATACAGCTGGGCAGGGACCTGCGCGTAGAAAACGGCGCAGAAGAGAATTTCAGGCTAAATCTCCGCTATGCACGCGTTTTCTGA
- the oxdA gene encoding aliphatic aldoxime dehydratase, with protein MESAIDKHLQCPRTLSRRVHDGYQPPFPMFVGRASDDLTQVVMAYLGVQFREEDRENAVRAMQHIVSTFSLSNGPGNHDISFHTDNQGYGNFIVVGYWRVPAAYCRWVRQPEIENWWSSDERLQDGVGYFREIIAPRAEQFETLYAFKDDLPGVGAVMDNISGEIQEHGYWGSVRDRIPASQNDWMQPDNELRIISGDPDAGGRVVVQGHDNITLIRSGQDWMEAEEPERQLYFTEMLPPLQAGMDFLRDEGQSLGCYSNRFVRNVDINGNLLDIAYDIGFWRSLDRLERWAESHPTHLRIFTTFFRVVTGLQKLRLYHEVSVSDARFQTFEYINCHPMTGMLRDAQR; from the coding sequence ATGGAATCTGCCATTGATAAACACCTGCAATGCCCCCGCACACTTTCACGCCGGGTTCACGACGGCTATCAGCCACCTTTCCCTATGTTTGTCGGACGGGCCAGCGATGATCTGACACAGGTCGTTATGGCTTATCTGGGGGTGCAATTTCGTGAAGAGGATCGTGAGAACGCGGTCCGGGCAATGCAGCACATAGTATCGACCTTTAGCCTGAGTAACGGGCCCGGCAATCATGACATCTCTTTTCATACCGACAACCAGGGCTACGGTAATTTCATCGTGGTGGGGTACTGGCGGGTTCCGGCTGCGTACTGTCGCTGGGTCCGTCAGCCGGAGATCGAAAACTGGTGGTCTTCAGATGAGCGTCTGCAGGATGGCGTCGGTTATTTCCGCGAAATTATCGCCCCGCGGGCAGAACAGTTTGAGACTCTGTATGCCTTTAAGGATGATCTGCCGGGCGTCGGCGCGGTGATGGATAATATCAGTGGTGAGATCCAGGAACATGGTTACTGGGGGTCTGTGCGTGACCGCATCCCTGCATCCCAGAATGACTGGATGCAGCCTGACAATGAACTGCGCATTATTTCTGGCGATCCTGATGCTGGCGGCAGGGTTGTAGTGCAAGGACATGACAACATTACGCTCATTCGTTCAGGGCAGGACTGGATGGAAGCGGAAGAGCCAGAACGTCAGCTTTACTTCACAGAAATGCTCCCTCCTTTGCAGGCGGGTATGGATTTTCTTCGGGATGAAGGTCAGTCGCTGGGTTGTTACAGCAACCGCTTTGTTCGTAACGTGGATATCAACGGAAATCTGCTGGATATTGCCTACGATATCGGCTTCTGGCGTTCACTTGACCGGCTCGAGCGCTGGGCGGAATCACATCCCACACATCTTCGCATCTTCACCACCTTTTTCCGGGTGGTAACCGGATTGCAGAAACTGCGGCTTTACCACGAGGTTTCTGTTTCAGATGCCCGGTTTCAGACCTTCGAATATATCAACTGCCATCCGATGACCGGGATGCTGCGTGATGCTCAACGCTGA
- a CDS encoding IS3 family transposase, with the protein MRKARFTRHQFIAVLKSVEAERTVKDVCRETGKANAEWFYRTV; encoded by the coding sequence ATGCGTAAAGCCCGATTCACCAGACATCAGTTCATTGCCGTTCTGAAGTCTGTTGAAGCCGAACGTACCGTTAAGGATGTCTGCCGTGAAACCGGGAAAGCTAACGCAGAATGGTTTTATCGAACGGTTTAA